The nucleotide sequence TTGTAGCACGTTTCCTCATCTCAGCCATACTAACTTTGCTTCCTACGCTGTTCTTTGCCTTACTAGTCTTGCTCTCATTGTGTGAAGCTCTACTAGTAATTGTCTGTACATTATCGTCTGTACGTGGAATATCTCGAGATTGAGATcgatttggagattgaaCATTGTTATCGTCCTTTTCCCTAGTGTATTGATTCTTGCCCGATTTACCCTTTCGAGGATTGGGAGGTCTGCCACCCTTCTTATGCGAAACTGGCGGCAGAACTGGAGGAGGTGTATCTGGCGCTATCGTTTGTGACACTGGAGGTGGATCTGGAGGTTGTGCGGATACCTCGGGGTTCTTACTTGGAGGTTTTATTGCCGGCGGGGTCTCTTCAATAGGCTCTGAATCTAGGCGATTGTGAGTTATTGCTACGTCATAATGTATTTGAGTGTACTGACCTTCAATTCTTCGCCGTTCGGCTCgaccttttcttttatttgcGGCTTCCAGCCTCGACCTTTCTCGTTCCTCCCtcaattccttttctctaTGGTTTTTAGCTGCTGCTCCCCTTATCTTCTTAGCTGCCCCGAATCGACCATTCCCCACGATTGTGCTGTCTTCGGATTCTGCTTGCGAGTGTGGTGCCTCTTGTGgtttctcatcatcttcaggAGTAGGAGAAGCCGAGTCCGTCCGTTGTCTTTTGGGTCCGTCGTGTTTGCTACTAAGAGTAATTAGAACAAGCTGCACCAATAGAATGACTCTCACTTACTCTTCGCTGTCACTCCGACTTCTTTTTGCTTTGCGACTCCGGCCATCAATACTTTCTGGGATATCTGCGACACTAGCCGCTATGGCTTTTCGGAgtgcttcttcttcggcGGCTTCAAAGTACGCAGCATCTCTACTATTCATGGTTGAGCGCCTCTTTGTGCTTGCAGAGCTGGAGCTGGGTCGACCATTCTTGCCACCTTTTGGTGATCTTGTGCCATCTTTGGAAAATGAAGCCGCTCGAGAGGTTGTTCTGGAAAGATTCGGGTGAAGGGGTAGGTATAAAGAGTAGCGTTGCCTGCGATCCATTGTGTCAGAATTATCATCGATGTTTTCATGGGTTGGGATCATTTGTTTAAGGTTCTTGCGcaattaaagaaatcaatcttgtGAGACTTCGATCTGCGCCACGGTCTCGCGTGGATGCTGACACTTCGAGTGAATCTCTCGAATGGGGGTATATGTGATTGATGCGAAAAAAAAGGACTCACCCATTTGACGCCGAACGAATTCTGTGAAGTTCTTTACGGCATTGTTCGCAAAAGTATTCTTCGGGACTCGTATCTTCGTTCACGATTCCAACGCATCCGCCGTGTTGCCAGACTTTGCAAACGTCGCATTGCAAGAAAAATCCAGCCAAATCTTCTGTAAAATCCGCTGCTGTTATGACTGGCTCCTCAATTccatcttttatattattcttgtTATCGTCGTCCTCGAGCTGTGGCGGTCCAGGATATTCATCGTAGCCGCAGATGCATCGAACAGCTTCATCGTCATCGCCTCCCTCGTCTGCACCAATGACTGTGTCTTCATCAACTAATTGTCCTTTTTGTATCTTGTCACCTCCATCAACTCGACCTCGCTTTCGACGTGTCGAGGAACTATCTTCGGCCGTGATTGGGTCGTCAGGAGAGTCCGAGGAAAGTGAGGCAGCTGGAGTCGACTTTCGTGGAGATTCGACTTTATTATTTGAGCGAGTAGATCTCTCTGCGCGACTAGAAGAATTCGAAGAAGCTGAAGAATGGTGTGAATTAGTTTGAGAAGGTTGACTGCCTCGAGCGGCCCTTGACGAACGCCTAGTAGTATCCATTCCCAATGATTATAATAGTACAAAGGTAATATCGAATTCGAGATGGCGTGTGTGCGAAATGGATTAATATTCTGGTAAATCTCGAGAGTGTATGTAATGTGTAATGTGTAATGTGTGAATTGAGATCGTAATTGAAGTGCTCCTCCTGCTCCGTTGAGAAGCTTTTAATTCCAGTCTTCCCAAGCCAAACCCAAGAGCAAACCGAAATGAAAAGGACGGCAAAGTGAGTTTGGGAAAACGATTGAGTGTCGATTAGAGCTTAGAGAACCAAATTGGAACCCGAAGATATGCGATCTGATAAATAGGAAGGTGGGTAAAGTTTCCTGGTGTAATCATGACTGCGGGTGTGAagagagtgaggagtgaggaagAGCGAAAGGAAATAATTTACTAAATTCAAAGCTGCCCTTTCGTCCCCGCCAAATTCCCTAATGAATATTGTGGTTAGGCATATAGGTAGGCATAGGCCAAATTCCGTTCGGAAAATGTGAAGAGCGAAAGTATGCTTTGGAGTGACTAATGGGGAATTACTGGCCAATGAGAATATCATGTCCATATTTCCTTGTTAATATTTGATGGCTGCTAAACGCAATTggttcttctctcctctttttttcttttatatagaGCGGAGTGTGAGCCAATGACAACTTACATGGACCTGCCGCACCATCCACCAGATGACCAGCCACTGCACGATTTACACTTTCAATGTAGGCCTGGTGTTCTGGATATGTGATCTGGAGGAGGAGGCGGAGGGGAGGAGGTTGAAGGTGTTGGGGATGGAAATATCTCAGGAAAGCTTGCTACCGTCGATTGATCAgatgacgctccgctggccctctgggggccactgccgtggaggcagactatgATGTGGAAAGGCGGGAAAGATATACAACCTATCTTCGAGCGCGGCGAGCTCTGGGGGTTTTGGGGCGTGCCCCCATCAATAGATAGGAATAGATAGGGATACGGATATAATGTAGAtgggatatatatacacatccGTAAATCAGCGGGATTTTCAGGTGACGCTTGACTAAATCGACTGTAAACGTAGATATGGCAGGGTGGCTCGGGCGATTGATAGTGCATCTAGTAACCATTGAACTTTTCTATCGATATACTTATCACAAGCGAAGTACTTAATTAGTACCCAGATCTGCATCGTACGGAGTCATACAACTCGAGCACGGTATCGTATCGACGCTGTGCCAGGCACATAATCACATAATAGGCGGTAGGTACAATATACGCAATATACGCAATATATGCTCCCTCCCTAGGCACGCATTAATAATACGCGCTTTACATGACATCAATCAAAAGGCGTTCAGCAGGCCCTAGACAGTAGGTTATGTCATATGGTAGCAATTGACTTTCTTCCATCAATACCGTTGAGTACCGACGACCTAGTGCGTGCTGCCACTCACATCAAATGCTGTCGATCTAGCAAGCAGCTGTAGTTTCGATGGAGAGCATCTCGGCAGGTCGAGAGGGATAGATGGATAAATGATCGATCACTGCGGTGCCAATGAAATCTCCCATCACGCATTGCGGGCACCCAGGTACCAGCATTAACGTCTCCCCCTTCACTTTCCCACATTCATCAACGTGATTTCTAAATCATTTGGTATTTGGTTCCACACCTTTCCTATTTAAGTTTAGCCATCGAATCTTAGCTAACGCACTTGGAGGGCATCAACATCTTCGGTTCAATGAACGTAACCAATTTGCTAGAAAGGAAACgactaataaataaagtcGTTATTGACAAAATAATTTCCATCTCGCCCCAGAGTCACTTGCTACCAGTGAATCCAATCTTCGGAATTCGGAATCCCTTCCTcccattttgaatattcctTGTTCGTACCGTCACTCGATTTTTCAAATGGGTTATGTTGGATAAGGGAGATAAACACAGACTCTCGTACTATTCTGTTGTCCGTGGGGTTCAAAGTCGTCAAAGTCGTCAATAAATCTTCCTAGGGCTTCCCCCTCTCGAAACCATTGCTGAGCATTTGCAATTAAAACAACCAAAGTATGCAACTCTATACGGATTTCCTCCTCAGTCATTAAAAAAAGGGGGCAGAATTATGTTCAGTCTCTTGAGATGGCTGGCATTTCAGGGTTTTGGTTTGGGAATAGGGATGACAAATTACATGTCATTACTTCCCTATTCTGTATGCGAGATTCCTGGCTGATGTGTTTGTTGTTTACTGTAGGAAAGGAAAGTTCAAGGAAAACCACCCAAAAGTTAATACTGTCTCTCAAATCGAAGAGAACAGACATATTTCTGCCATACGCGAACCTTCAGAAGAGCGCAAATTTAGTCTGGGAGGTAGTTGGCATGTAATGTCCTCTTTCTCGGTGATGAACACAAGTATGAAATTCTCATAGCGTGGCACCTCTTATTATTGATTCCGCCACTTTTAACTATCAATTTGGCAGCAGCAAACGACCACACTTTTTCTTATGACCACGGGAATCATGGTGGGCTTTGTCTCGTGTATATTACATTGGCTGATCTCTGTATTTGAATGCTTGTTAGGCTACTCTCCGTCCGAATCATCACGAGCTATGTCTCCAGAAGTTGTATCGCCGGCACATCCAGAACGTCCCATCAGACCTCTGCCCAAAAGAAGTCTCCGTGAACGCCTCTCTCCTAATGTCGCcgaatcaatcaaataccCGCCCGCACCTAAAACTCAAACTCCGCTATTCTACTATCCATATAATGTCCGAGACGAGGTTGCGGCAAGCGCTCTGGTAGAGGCTTCACATCCAAGTGAACGTCCGCAGGTAGATAATGTTGATCAAAATTACATCCCGCGGCGGAATGGAGAAGATCCAGAGagtgaagaggaggaggtttTCCGTACTACGCGACTCTACCCAAGGCAATCAGTTGATAACTCGGGTCGTTCCTACCGCTACGTTCAAAAGCCCGATTCCAAACATCCGAATCCTCACCCTCCTGGCTCAGCTGCTTCTTCTGCAGATGGCTATGACTCATTCgagaatacaaataataaaaagaaacgCAAGATTCCTACACCCGGAGACTCAAATATCAATGGAGTTCATCTCTCAAATGATTTAGCAGGAATGGGAATATCTGGTCcagatgaggaggatgtCAACGGTGCAGGATACTATCATGCTGGTGGCTCGGCATCTCAAGGTTTGTCGGGTCCTGGAAGAGGTAGATATGGCCGAAATCGTAATGGCAGAAGTCCCTTGAGAACTTTATCCGACGTTTCGGGTAACTGGGGCAATGGCCGCAATTCCAAACAACGACAACCCCAGTGGCCCATACCTAGTAAGTTTTTCCCCTCTCAAAAATTCAGACTATGCTAAATTTTTACTGATGACGATTGCAAAGACGAGAATGCAGGGATTATCTCAACTGCAATTGCGAACGCCGAGAAAGAACCTCCAATAACTCCATCGAGGGGTCAAGAAAATATCAGTTTGTTGCAACAACAGGCATCGAAGAAACCCACCCCTACTTCTACTCAATTCACTTTTACTTGCGATTCTCAAGTACCGGCACCAGTACCTTGGCCTGGATcaacaaatacaaatatgcATCAAAATCCTGCTGCGAGGTCAATGATGACGCATGGAGCACAAATGAGCTCAAACATGCAGACAAAGTCTCAACAATCGGCGCATGCGCAGAAGCAAAATGTGCCTCAAGCCGCACCCCCAAAAAGAACCCGACGTCGAGCGAGcaaagaatatcaaatcgCTGCTCGCCAGCGTCGTCAACAACAAGAATATCAGAACATAACTCATCCTCCTAATCCTgaagatatttggatttgcGAGTTTTGCGAATATGAGAGTATCTTTGGCGAATTACCCATGGCATTGATTAGGCAGTATGAAAGAAAGGACAGGCGCATTAGGAAGCAGGAAGCAGAGAGGAAAAGATTACTTGAGAAGGCAAAGACGAAAGGgcgaaagggaaagaagggtAGCAAGGCTGCAGCAAAGTCAATTCCACAGGATCGccaaaatcaacatcaaaactCTCAGCAAGGCAATCCAGCCGATCAGAACCATAGTCAAGGAACTCAAAGTGAAGACTATCCAGACGATGAGTATGATCAAGAGTACGCCCAAGATCAACCCGCCTCTCCcacaacttcttcatcttttcgCCCAACTGAAGTCTTACAGACTGATCAAGGCAGGCGCATCGATGGAAATCCTGGAAGAAGTAGCGATGGTCGAATTGTGACTTGATGACGGTTCGCCTGGGACTCTATATTGGCGATAGCTCTACTATTCGTCAGTCCGAATCATTCACTACGTTTACATAACGATATTCCCCATATTTTCTTTGCGCGGCCTGGTGTGAGGCAAAGCCAAAAACCCCCCATTCATCTTCTCGTTTACATCAGCATAAGCATTCAACTTCAAATAAAACGCTCCATCAGAGATCCTTACGAATTAGCATCAAGCATCAGATACCTTCAAGtgtttcatcttcattgcaTCACTCCTCTCCGACGAATACTTCAAGGGATGGACCAATGGGTGGAAGAGGCAGACAAGATGTTATTAATCAATATGCCACAGTTTTTGAACCTACTTTATTGTACATGCACAGTATAGCTAGACCTGGGTTGATAATATATCTCTTCCTCCCAATTTTTCATCTCACTGAAATTTTACATTGTTCTGAGAGCGAGTGCTAGTGATATAACAGATAAGTGAATTTTCATTCAGTGTCAGCAGTCAATATGTTGTTGTTCCTCATGTCTTCTATCCAAAGTactagaaatataataataattcccTCAATTATACACTGTTACTTCGTTCATATGTGTTCTTTGAATGATGATGTCAATATATCCCCGCTTAGCAGGGGTCGCTTGGGCATGGAGTCAGCCTTGGGACGCTAAGCCTTGTACAGATGGTGGCTGTGTTCTCACAGTAAGATGCTACTGGTAGGCAACAACCTCCTGGATGACTCGATTACAGCCACTACAAAATGTAATGTAGTCTTATGGAAAGCTTCAAGTACTTTATGCTTTCTTATTCTACTTCGATTCTAAACATTACCATACTTCCCTCCTTGACCTCTATTTATGAAAGGTGCCTCTCTCTtaagaataaataatatattgcaCCTGCGAATATCACAACTAAACTCACAATGTCGTTCCTTTCGGAATTAAAAAGCACAGCCTCGCGCCTCACAAACTCTTCCCAAAACAGCAACCCGAAAGAACAAACGATCAAAGAACGGAAAGCGAAGAGTGGAAATGGGAGAAGAGGTTACGACGTGGTCAAGACGAATTATACATCTCTTCCGGTTGATCTGCCGGAGGACTTTTTGCAACCGCTGGAGAACCCGGAGGAGAGCATCACAGTGGAGAGGATTGAGTTTGAGAAGACGGTGTTGGGGGAGTATAGGGGTGCGTATGCGGTGGTGCTGGATGGGGTGTTGAGTAGAGAGGAGTGCAGGGAGCTGGTTAAGTTGGCGGAGATGAGTAAGGGGGGGCATGGGAATTTGGTGGGTGGGGGAGATGCTGATGGAGATGGGCATGAGAATAAGAACGAAAATGAACTCAAAGGACCTGAAAATAATGGGTGGACTCCCGCAATGGTAAATGCAGGTGTGGGATATGAATTTCTCTCTACGGAATATAGGAATTCTGATCGAATTATCTGGGATGAAAAGGAAGTGGTATCACGTCTTTGGAAGAGAGTTCTTCAAGGGAAGGGtatcaaagaagatataGGGGTGCTTGAGGGCAAGAAATGGGAAGGGTTGGCTAGTTTGGGACTTAGGAGTGGTGAGAGATGGGTGGGCACTGAACAGGGAATTAATGAGCGCatgagatttttgagatatggTGCTGGACAGTATTTCAGAGGtttgtttcctttttttGGCCCGGTTTTCTGGAGATAGGAAATCATTATCTAACGCAAAAATAGAACATGTCGACGGCGCTTATGGGAACCCAGATGGCAGCGAACGTTCTTTCTTTACAATTCATCTTTACCTTAATGATTCAGCGCAAGAGCTCGAGAAAGATCCTGATACACCtaaatttccaaaagattCGGAGATGCTCAGAGGAGGGGCTACGACATTCCATTCGAAGGATATGAAGGAGAGATTAGATGTCGATCCGAAGGTGGGGAGGGTGCTAATCTTTCAGCATAGGAGATTGTTGCACAGTGGAGATGATGTGGTGAGTGGGATTAAGTATACGATGAGGAGTGATTTGATGTTTAGATTTGAGGATGGGTtggagggagaagatggcGTGGTTTTCGGATAGGTATGTAAGTGATGCCGGAGAGATATCCCCCGGGGAATGGACTGGGATGGTGAGTGAAAGGATGTTGTTTGGATCTTGAGCGAGTTTATTCCGGTACCGAATTAGGGAACAAAATGACAACTAAAACTTAACAAGGGGCGCTCTTTCAGTCATGTTCAAGTCTATCCCATTTCCAGATAAATATTTTTACCTTGTCCCTTGACTCTGCCAAAGATTTCTAGACGAGCAAGGAAATTGAGTACTTATTATTTGGTGTTCATGCCATCAACAAAGTAATCTGAGGTTGTACTAGATCAACATATAGTTACCGCAGTCAATATGACCCGGTGAATTTATTTCCCACCAGGTTTCTATCTCAAATGGCAAAGCCCCTTCCAGAGGCAAACTCCTCCGATATGAAGGTGATTTCCAGTTGCATTCCTCGATATGAAGGCATTGACTGCGATTCTCGAACACACCACCAGTTCTTTCAActgtttatttgattaacTGCGCTAAGATGGCCCGGGTTAAGCGTTTGAATAAAGGGGCAGTTCTTGGGGGTATCTTTGACAGGTGGGCGGAGtaggttttgtttttttggtCTGGTGGAATGGCGGATGAAATTTAgagttggtggtggtgtggtgaTGGGGTGAGAGGGAAAGTATGCTGGGTTGGAGTTTGCTTTGATGATCGGTATTTTGGGATGAATAGCCAGAGGGAAATATGGTGTTAGAAGGAGAACTAACCACGTTAGAGCGTCTTGTCATCTACTCCTTGGATTATCTAGTCGCTGGAGAGACTGGAATATAAGGTTCGAAATAGTGATGAAATACTTCATATCAAGAGAACCGTCGATGCGTTGTATACACAGTGGGGTTTTGTGTTTCCGCTGCCAACTTACCAAAGAAATGGTTTAGATAGCTCGACTTAGCagattacctaggtattatGATATCGTGAAATGAGCAGGAATTAGACAAAGCGGCTCCCTGGTTAGGTTGAAACGTCAAGATAGTTGACAAGACTTGTTAGTCATTATCGCTCTCCATCCACTCCGCCCTTTTAAGTATTAAGTACTAAGTACTAAATAAGTTTAATCGCTGGGCGACTATTGCGGAGTGAGGTTAGAAAAAGGATGGTCTCGCTCGGCACGGCACGAGTTTGATGAACTTTTATGGAGATTCTAGCTTGGGTTTAGCTGGTTTTTCTTCTACCCCAGATATGATTCGGCTGATGCTCGGCCCCGCATTAGAACGCTTTCCATCGGCCATCAATTCAATAACTCAAGTTACTTCGTGAATAAATGTTAAGGAATTAAACAAACAATTTTCTCTTACAATCAACGTTTCTCCCTTCGATCACAACTTTTGCACTCCAAAAGCCCAACTTACAATTGATAAAATCCAGAGACtattctttgaaattgatgttCAAATGCATTCAACAGCCAGATCTCGAGTTCTAGCTCGAGCTCTCCTCCCTTCCTATTCCCGACGATATGCCACCACTCCTGCAATCACTCCCATTACGTCCGTTCTCATAGCCAATCGTGGAGAAATTGCTCTGCGAGTCGGACGCACAGCTTCAGATCTCGGTGTCCGATGCACAACAATCTATACGGATCCGGATGCCAATTCACAACACGCACTCTCCAGTCCTTTCGCCGTGAATCTGGGTGCTGCGAATGCGTATCTTGATGGCGAACGAATCATATCTGTGGCAAAGGAGCAAGGTTGTGAGGCTTTACATCCGGGATATGGATTTTTGAGTGAGAATTCGGCGTTTGCGAAACGCTGTGTTGAAGAGGGGCTGGTGTTTATTGGACCACCTTGGAAAGCTATTGAGGCTATGGGAAATAAATCTAGAAGTAAGGATATTATGATCAATGCGGGTGTACCTTGTATACCTGGATATCATGGGGAGAATCAAGAACCTGAACATCTACTCAATGAGGCGAAGAAGATCGGCTTTCCAGTTATGGTGAAGGCTGTGAAGGGCGGTGGTGGA is from Botrytis cinerea B05.10 chromosome 8, complete sequence and encodes:
- the Bccti6 gene encoding Bccti6, which produces MDTTRRSSRAARGSQPSQTNSHHSSASSNSSSRAERSTRSNNKVESPRKSTPAASLSSDSPDDPITAEDSSSTRRKRGRVDGGDKIQKGQLVDEDTVIGADEGGDDDEAVRCICGYDEYPGPPQLEDDDNKNNIKDGIEEPVITAADFTEDLAGFFLQCDVCKVWQHGGCVGIVNEDTSPEEYFCEQCRKELHRIRSASNGQRYSLYLPLHPNLSRTTSRAASFSKDGTRSPKGGKNGRPSSSSASTKRRSTMNSRDAAYFEAAEEEALRKAIAASVADIPESIDGRSRKAKRSRSDSEDKHDGPKRQRTDSASPTPEDDEKPQEAPHSQAESEDSTIVGNGRFGAAKKIRGAAAKNHREKELREERERSRLEAANKRKGRAERRRIEDSEPIEETPPAIKPPSKNPEVSAQPPDPPPVSQTIAPDTPPPVLPPVSHKKGGRPPNPRKGKSGKNQYTREKDDNNVQSPNRSQSRDIPRTDDNVQTITSRASHNESKTSKAKNSVGSKVSMAEMRKRATNILDFISRTQIELAADPSILPSGSGVEKSIRGLVEETLPMIQLNGANGKQVARGESESPKEFKDLTCLEMMDILTRQLVKWQKEYA
- the Bccti6 gene encoding Bccti6, with amino-acid sequence MDTTRRSSRAARGSQPSQTNSHHSSASSNSSSRAERSTRSNNKVESPRKSTPAASLSSDSPDDPITAEDSSSTRRKRGRVDGGDKIQKGQLVDEDTVIGADEGGDDDEAVRCICGYDEYPGPPQLEDDDNKNNIKDGIEEPVITAADFTEDLAGFFLQCDVCKVWQHGGCVGIVNEDTSPEEYFCEQCRKELHRIRSASNGQRYSLYLPLHPNLSRTTSRAASFSKDGTRSPKGGKNGRPSSSSASTKRRSTMNSRDAAYFEAAEEEALRKAIAASVADIPESIDGRSRKAKRSRSDSEDSKHDGPKRQRTDSASPTPEDDEKPQEAPHSQAESEDSTIVGNGRFGAAKKIRGAAAKNHREKELREERERSRLEAANKRKGRAERRRIEDSEPIEETPPAIKPPSKNPEVSAQPPDPPPVSQTIAPDTPPPVLPPVSHKKGGRPPNPRKGKSGKNQYTREKDDNNVQSPNRSQSRDIPRTDDNVQTITSRASHNESKTSKAKNSVGSKVSMAEMRKRATNILDFISRTQIELAADPSILPSGSGVEKSIRGLVEETLPMIQLNGANGKQVARGESESPKEFKDLTCLEMMDILTRQLVKWQKEYA